A single region of the Malaclemys terrapin pileata isolate rMalTer1 chromosome 2, rMalTer1.hap1, whole genome shotgun sequence genome encodes:
- the TFPI2 gene encoding tissue factor pathway inhibitor 2 isoform X1 produces the protein MNLSASFWSCLALGSLLLLLEQVLGAPRALAAPNQEVCLLPPEEGPCRALIPRWYYNRYTQTCQEFTYGGCEGNANNFRSLESCEKSCWMIRKVPKICRLEADPGPCRGYLKRYSFNLSSMKCEKFIYGGCYGNDNHFQDEDSCVDYCLPQKTGPSLCYSPKDEGSCSASVTRYYYNSKSQSCEEFSYTGCGGNANNFVNEKDCYSICKKAGSKKSSFKKSRNKLPKTMRKLQEKNLINVLNLKSPSMLNALL, from the exons ATGAACTTGTCTGCCAGCTTCTGGAGCTGCCTAGCGCTgggctcgctgctgctgctgttggagcAGGTTCTGGGCGCTCCCCGGGCGCTCGCAG CCCCAAACCAAGAGGTCTGCCTGCTGCCCCCAGAGGAAGGTCCCTGCCGGGCTCTCATCCCGAGGTGGTACTACAACAGGTACACTCAGACATGCCAAGAGTTCACTTACGGGGGCTGCGAGGGCAATGCCAACAACTTCCGAAGCTTGGAAAGCTGTGAGAAAAGCTGCTGGATGATCCGGA AAGTGCCCAAAATATGCAGGCTGGAGGCTGATCCAGGACCATGTAGAGGTTACCTAAAAAGATATTCCTTCAACCTGAGTTCAATGAAGTGTGAGAAATTTATCTATGGTGGATGCTATGGAAATGATAACCACTTCCAAGATGAAGATTCTTGTGTGGACTACTGTTTGCCTCAGAAAA ctGGCCCCTCATTATGCTATAGCCCAAAAGATGAAGGATCGTGTTCAGCTTCTGTGACCCGCTATTACTACAACTCAAAGAGTCAATCATGTGAAGAGTTCAGCTATACAGGTTGCGGTGGAAACGCCAATAATTTTGTTAACGAAAAAGATTGTTACAGTATCTGCAAGAAag CAGGGAGTAAGAAATCAAGTTTCAAAAAGTCAAGAAATAAACTTCCCAAGACTATGAGAAAACTACAGGAAAAAAATCTAATCAATGTCTTAAATCTGAAGAGCCCATCAATGTTAAATGCACTACTTTGA
- the TFPI2 gene encoding tissue factor pathway inhibitor 2 isoform X2, with protein MNLSASFWSCLALGSLLLLLEQVLGAPRALAAPNQEVCLLPPEEGPCRALIPRWYYNRYTQTCQEFTYGGCEGNANNFRSLESCEKSCWMIRKVPKICRLEADPGPCRGYLKRYSFNLSSMKCEKFIYGGCYGNDNHFQDEDSCVDYCLPQKTGPSLCYSPKDEGSCSASVTRYYYNSKSQSCEEFSYTGCGGNANNFVNEKDCYSICKKGSKKSSFKKSRNKLPKTMRKLQEKNLINVLNLKSPSMLNALL; from the exons ATGAACTTGTCTGCCAGCTTCTGGAGCTGCCTAGCGCTgggctcgctgctgctgctgttggagcAGGTTCTGGGCGCTCCCCGGGCGCTCGCAG CCCCAAACCAAGAGGTCTGCCTGCTGCCCCCAGAGGAAGGTCCCTGCCGGGCTCTCATCCCGAGGTGGTACTACAACAGGTACACTCAGACATGCCAAGAGTTCACTTACGGGGGCTGCGAGGGCAATGCCAACAACTTCCGAAGCTTGGAAAGCTGTGAGAAAAGCTGCTGGATGATCCGGA AAGTGCCCAAAATATGCAGGCTGGAGGCTGATCCAGGACCATGTAGAGGTTACCTAAAAAGATATTCCTTCAACCTGAGTTCAATGAAGTGTGAGAAATTTATCTATGGTGGATGCTATGGAAATGATAACCACTTCCAAGATGAAGATTCTTGTGTGGACTACTGTTTGCCTCAGAAAA ctGGCCCCTCATTATGCTATAGCCCAAAAGATGAAGGATCGTGTTCAGCTTCTGTGACCCGCTATTACTACAACTCAAAGAGTCAATCATGTGAAGAGTTCAGCTATACAGGTTGCGGTGGAAACGCCAATAATTTTGTTAACGAAAAAGATTGTTACAGTATCTGCAAGAAag GGAGTAAGAAATCAAGTTTCAAAAAGTCAAGAAATAAACTTCCCAAGACTATGAGAAAACTACAGGAAAAAAATCTAATCAATGTCTTAAATCTGAAGAGCCCATCAATGTTAAATGCACTACTTTGA